TAATTACTACTGATTTTAATCGCTTACACATTAGTTATTAAAAGTAATTACTAATTTGTTATAAGAATAAGAATAATCCATGGTCAATTTAATCTCGATATtttatttagtagtattattttaggcGAATAAGTGAGATTCGAAGTAAAGATATTGATGTTCCAATTTCAGAAAATCATGTCAATTAGAGTCAAacatttaaaaaaggaaaaacgtGTCACTTAGAAAGAGACGAAtgaatactccctctgttccccATTACgtgttccattttttttttttgattctTCCCAtattaattgtctcattttatttttactattttgggtAATGAacttcacattctactaacacaatgtcactaacattttattataaaactatataaaaaagtatgactcacattccactaactttttcaacccactttctattacgtTTCTTAAAACCCGGTCGAGTCAAAGTGGGACACATATTGGGTGACAGAGGGGAGTATTTGTTTGTTGTTATAGCAAAGTGTTGCGTTAataagataagaataatttCGGGTCAATTTAATCTCGATATTGCAATTAATTTGCAGGTGAATAAGTACGATTCGAAGTGGAAAAAGGAGTGGTTCGGCGCGGGACTATTCTACGAGGGCCGCGAAGAGGTAGAAGTGGACGTGTTCAAGAAGCTGGAGAAGCGGAAGGTGCTGAGCAGCGTCGAAAAAGCCGGCTTACTCTCCAAAGCCGAGGAATTTGGCGTGACTCTATCATCCATAGAGAAGCTCGGCCTTCTCTCCAAAGCGGAAGACCTCGGCCTGCTCAGTCTGCTCGAGAAGGCTGTGGACACTTCACCTGCCGCATTGGCCTCCACCGCCCTGCCCCTCCTAGTGGCGGCTGTGCTCGTCGTTGTCGTGATCCCGGACGACTCGACGGCACTGGTGGCGGTGCAGGCCCTCATTGGAGGGCTGCTGGCGGTTGGGGGTGTGGGGTTGTTTGTGGGCTCGCTTCTTGTGGAAGGGTTGCAAGAGGCTGATTAAATGggattgtttttttgttttttggaaTGTATATTAGTATAGCTTTCTTTTACGTTTGTTTGACGATTGATTTTATTCAaggttttatttaaaatgttggGGTGAATGAATCAATAAAGTTGTTTAGTGAAATATATTGGGCAGTAATTAAATTAGAGAGCTAGTTTGTTTGTTGTCAACAATTGTCTTACAAGTAATCTTTCTAATTTGGTAGACCACTCAGTATTCATTAAGATTTAAGAACATTCGGTAATAAATCGTTGTCCTCCTCCAATTGTTATGAAAAAACATAAAATGGAGATGCGGGGTATCGATCCCCGTACCTCTCGCATGCTAAGCGAGCGCTCTACCATCTGAGCTACATCCCCTTATGTTCGATAATTCGTCTATTTACAAAGATGATTGTTGAAGGTAGTTCAAATTGGCGACGTCGGCACGCCTCCCTGCTATAATTGCTTGAATTGGTTACCAATTTAATGTTGATAATACTATGAACATAACTCCCCGACGCTGACATTATACAATTTTTTGCCAATGAATTTACTCCTACTACTTACTCCAGAATGTGTGGAATTGCGGATAGTTACTGCGATT
This portion of the Salvia splendens isolate huo1 chromosome 10, SspV2, whole genome shotgun sequence genome encodes:
- the LOC121750233 gene encoding uncharacterized protein LOC121750233, with product MAAATKVAGNGLFPSNSRPRLFPSNYAPRFLAMAPQKKVNKYDSKWKKEWFGAGLFYEGREEVEVDVFKKLEKRKVLSSVEKAGLLSKAEEFGVTLSSIEKLGLLSKAEDLGLLSLLEKAVDTSPAALASTALPLLVAAVLVVVVIPDDSTALVAVQALIGGLLAVGGVGLFVGSLLVEGLQEAD